The Streptomyces lienomycini sequence CACGCTCCGCGGCGGTATCCGTTCTGGCGCGGACATACGTGTCCTTCCGGGTCGAGCGGGAGGCTGCACAGCGGGCACGGCGGCCGCCCGGCGTTGACGACGTCGAGGGCGCGCTTGGCGAAGGCCCTGGCCTGCGCGCCGGTGAGGCGGACCCGGAGCATGGGCGGGCCGTTCTCCTCGTCCTGGAGGAGCTTCTCCTCGGCCTCGGCCAGGTCCTCCTCGGACTCGGCGTCCAGCTCCACGAGGGCCTGCGCCTCGACGATCATGCGCTGGTCCTCGCCGTCCCAGGCCAGTGCCATGGTGCCGACCCGGAACTCCTCCTCGACGGGGGTGTCGAGCGGCGCCGTGTCGGCGGGTCCGGTGGGCGCGGCGGCGGGGACGACGGTGCTGCCGCCGCTGCGCCGTACGACTTCGTCCAGAAGCTCGTCCATGCGCTCGGCGAGGGCGGCGACCTGGGTCTTCTCCAGGGCCACGCTGGTCACCCGGGAGCCGGCGATGGCCTGGAGGAAGAACGTACGGCGCCCGGGCAGCCCGACCGTACCGGCCACGAAACGTTCCGGTTGGTCGTAGAGGAACACCTGACGGGACACGTCCTGTCTCCATGGGAGTCGGGGAAGGCGGAAGATCGGGGGCAGTGCTGCCGCGACCGGTTCACCCTACTGCGGCGGACGATCACGGTGCGCCCGCACCACCCCCGACCGGGGCTTCGTCGCCGTGCGGCTCCTCGCGCGGGGCGAGGGAGGCGAAGTCGCCGGTGTCGCCGAGGCGGACGAGGAAGGGGCGCAGCCGGGTGTAGCGGATGGCGGTGACGGAGCAGGGCTCGACGGAGATCCGCTGGAAGAGGTCGAGGTGGAGGCCGAGTGCCTCGGCGACGAGGGACTTGATGATGTCGCCGTGGGAGCACATGAGGTAGACGGCGTCGGCGCCGTGGTCGCGCTCCACGCGCGCGTTCCACTCGCGTACCGCCTCGGCGGCGCGGGTCTGCATGGCGCGCATCGACTCGCCGCCGGGGAAGGCCGCGGCGGACGGGTGCGCCTGGACGACCTGCATCAGGGGTTCGTCCTGGAGTTCGGCGAGTTTGCGGCCGGACCAGTCGCCGTAGTGGCACTCCCCGATCCGTTCGTCGGTGTGTACCCGCAGTTCGGGCCGGGCGTCGAGCAGCGGCCGGAGGGTCTCCTGGCAGCGCTGCAGGGGGCTGGTGACGATCTCGGAGAGTGGCAGGCCGGCGAGCCGCCCGGGGAGCGCGGCGGCCTGCGCGGCCCCGCGTTCGTCGAGGGCGACGCCGGGCGTCCAGCCGGCGAGCAGCCCCTCGGTGTTGGCGGTGGAACGTCCGTGCCTAACCAGGATCAG is a genomic window containing:
- a CDS encoding histidine phosphatase family protein; protein product: MPTLILVRHGRSTANTEGLLAGWTPGVALDERGAAQAAALPGRLAGLPLSEIVTSPLQRCQETLRPLLDARPELRVHTDERIGECHYGDWSGRKLAELQDEPLMQVVQAHPSAAAFPGGESMRAMQTRAAEAVREWNARVERDHGADAVYLMCSHGDIIKSLVAEALGLHLDLFQRISVEPCSVTAIRYTRLRPFLVRLGDTGDFASLAPREEPHGDEAPVGGGAGAP
- a CDS encoding DUF3090 domain-containing protein; the protein is MSRQVFLYDQPERFVAGTVGLPGRRTFFLQAIAGSRVTSVALEKTQVAALAERMDELLDEVVRRSGGSTVVPAAAPTGPADTAPLDTPVEEEFRVGTMALAWDGEDQRMIVEAQALVELDAESEEDLAEAEEKLLQDEENGPPMLRVRLTGAQARAFAKRALDVVNAGRPPCPLCSLPLDPEGHVCPRQNGYRRGA